Within Fusarium keratoplasticum isolate Fu6.1 chromosome 8, whole genome shotgun sequence, the genomic segment GTAATCTGGTGCGCATGGGTGGCTGAGACATCTTAGAGGGGGTATTTTCGAATTCGGTCAAGTCGTCAGCGGGAAAACATCACATGGTTTCGGCGGAGTAGCTGAAGTGCTGCTGTTGTAAGACACCCAAGTCTCAACAACATGATGGTTGTCTGTATCGGGGAAAGACGCCGCTGCAATATTGAGCTGAAGTTCCGTATCATTACTGCATTGGTTGTTAGACTGCAGAGCGTTCTCCTACCCCGCTTCAAGAGTGAGAAAACGGCACGCTACTGCATCATAGCCGACGTAAACCATCCTCAGCCCCATGCGGGCCGTCCCAGCCATGACCTCAACCGGCGTTCCCGACTTCCTTGGCGCATGTCTCACTTTTGCGTTTCCATAGTCTATGATTGGGCGTCACAATCTTGTGCTCAAAGGCTGAGCATCTAATGGTCCAATAAGTGTATCTTGTGTTTGCGGGGCTCCCGAGACTCGCATATTCAGCTGCCGCCAATCTCACGCCGATCTTCAGGTTCAGCCAGCCTCTGGCTTCAAGAGCTACCGCGTCAATTTTGAAAGTGCTAGATTCGGACATGGGCGCATCGAAGTGTTGGATTCATACGAAAAGTTCGTGATGATTGCATGAGCAGTACAGGTTTAGGGCTACCGTGTCCTTCAAGTGACGGAGAAGTAGAAGCAAACTCCCAGCATTAGACATATAAAGCGCCCAGCCGACCTCATATGAAATTGAAAACTCCCCAAACAAATCCCCGAGCATcttttccatcttcaagTGTATCACCGTCTCTCTCACCATGTCTGAAAACTTCACCTCTGAAACCATTGCCTCCTTTGACCCTCCCGGGTTTCCCGTCCAAGATGACAAGCTCACGGACAAACAAAAACAAGAGTGGTCCGACACCATCTCGTTTTGGATAAACCAGGAGATCAACGCTGGTTATACGGACGAGGACGGTGTTTTCCAGCCGCTGCAAGCAGGCAAGGAGGGCGCTGTTTTCAACCGTACACCGCTGACTCAATTCTTCAACGGTCGGCTCACTCCATTCAATGTCAGCCAGAAGCCAACAGCCATCACCTGGTCTGGCTTCCCACGATTGGTACTTATCTCAACCCGCAAGACAGGTTACGAGACTAATGTATAGCTATAGGTCGAGATTAAGTGGCAGGATCAAGTGGACCGATGGAAGGACGCAGATGCCAACCGTGATCTCCACGACGAGTACCTTGAATGGACCGTGAAGAAGAACGAAGATGGTGATATCACTTCTGTGACGTTTACTTGCGAAGGCCCTGAGGTAATATGGCCACCATCCAATGCAGCCTCAAAGACTAACATACATCCTCTTCTAGTACTGGGATTTCCTGGCCAAACATGACCAAGACAAGCTGCTGTCAATTTATAAAGCATGCAACCCAGAGTACGCTGACAAGATCAACCTCAAGGACATGCTGGACAGCAAGGGCAACTACAACCCCTACAACCAATGGAATGGCATCAAGAATCTTAAAGTCCCTGGGGACCCTGGCGAAGgcttcgagaccaccaaCCCAGGCTGCATCATGCATCTCGCGCAAGCCAACAACACCCTGGGAGCTGAGGTTGATATCGCAGCCCAGGCGACTGTCCTTCGCAAAGACTCAGATGGAAACGACATCACCGATCAAACCAAGCTCTGCAACTGTTCCAAGTATGGCCAACCCCAGAGACACTCAGACCCTCAGGTCAGTAACCACATCTTCCTTGGAGACTTTGAAGTTGACTGTCTATAGATCGGAGTCTCCATCAACGGGCTTGCTCGCGACGGCAATAGAGTTTCGATTGCGAACCCCGTGGGCATCTACATGTACTCGTTCGAATCCAAGAAATTCAAGCTTGAGGACGGGTCAGGGGAGCTCAAGCCCGTTCCGACTGGGACCTTTACTTGGGTGAGAGGCGATATCCGCAAGCACATGGGCCTGCGACTGCACATCGAGGTTCCCAAGGGCACCATTGGTACAGGCGACAAAGAAGGGAAGCAACTAACCGTCTTCGACATTGTCGACGGGAAGGAGCAGAACATCATATACGGTGGTCAGTTTGCtgatgccatcatgatgTGTGTCAACGGCGTCACGATTTCTGGCGGTGAGCCAGCTCCTGCTGAGCCCTGCCCATGCGGATCCAAGGCACCGGATGATGGGCGTTCACGGGTGGCCATGCTGGCTACTGCTTcaagcaaagagaagagtGTTCAGGGTCGGCTACCCTTGATCAAGACCAGGTATTAGTGAGCCTAAATTGGACATCACTGGTTCTATGTTGAGCTTGTCTGAGTGGACGAGAACTATTAGTGGTTGCTTCTGAGTTGTCGAGTGGCTTTTATTGGTCTTAGAATAGCAAATAAATGCTTCTTGCTAGAGCAAATGAAAAGTAACAATCCTATTGTCGCACCTGACTGCCCCGTGAGAGTAGGGGGATCTCCCATAGAGCATCTATATGCGAAATTGGATGTGACCATACCCGCCAACGCTCTCGCAACTATCTAGACCTGCTCTTTCAACTTTAGCTTCAAACCCAATTATAACTCATCCCTACCAACCTGGTTCTTGCGTTTAACACAAGTAAACTTGCCGGCCTTCTTAGACCCCGTAAGTGGGTAAGGGCAAAGAGGGTTCTGCTCCTTGCCTCCCTCGTTATCCTGGCCGATGAGCGTGGTTTCAAGGGTCTCGGGTGCAACTCCATCCTCCACCCAACGTCGCAGGGAATCGAGAGCATGCAGAGGGTGCGCGACTCCCGCTGGCGCCGAACAGTGGGTTCCTCCAGGAACCTCAAAGAAACGGTAGTAAGAAGCCGTGTCGACACCTCGGCTCTTGTCCAGGGCAGTCACGCCGTCATAGAATCGCCTCATGGCATTGATGGTAATAGCTTCGTCGCTGGTTCCGTGCCATGTAATCatcttcttgttggccttACGGAACCGCTGGAAATCTCGGTCACCGGCGCCAAACATGCCGTCGTAATCGCGCTTACTGTCGTGAAACAGCTGCGAGAACTGCTCAGACGAGAGGGTCTTGGAGTCAAAGGACGGGTCCTTCTTGACAAGCAGTCGGATCCAGTCAGTCGCAATCGTAAATGGGATTCCATCGGTGCATTTTCCATCTTGGCAGAGGGTATTGGCGAGTGCCATCATGCCAACCGCCGCGGTGCCTGGTGTTGATCCAGCAAAAAGACTCTGTCCCTCTGCATCCTTGGGTCCTTCAAACATGGCCTTCAATACTTCGGCCGCCTCCTTTGAAACCTTGCACTTGGCCCCTTGAGATTCAAATTCTTTGCCGACAACACTGCCTGGGTCGAACTTGCAGAGATCATCTCGAgagatgatgccatccttcACTCCATCCAACTTGTCGCATTCCTCAATGGCAGCGgccctcaaggcctcgaATTGGCAAGCATCTGGGTATGCTCCTAGCTGATTCATGACGAATTGCGGCCAGTACAAAGCCAGCAACAGTGATGGGAACTCGACACCT encodes:
- a CDS encoding Carboxylic ester hydrolase → MSPPKIPYLALSALLNAALIYAAPDPCVPDTFTFPDILGTKHILTTASKVEGYTGFSKWKPESTEIGPEGVSFCNVTVTYSHPGDQDVIHTHVWLPLSGYNNRFVGVGGGGWITGEIGDDAMSALTYKGYATAATEGGYTHDPFSTADAWLMPNPGNVNQTLLTNFANRAVHEAAIIGKHIAKDYYQESPAFSYWSGCSTGGRQGITSALLHPDDFDGILASCPGVEFPSLLLALYWPQFVMNQLGAYPDACQFEALRAAAIEECDKLDGVKDGIISRDDLCKFDPGSVVGKEFESQGAKCKVSKEAAEVLKAMFEGPKDAEGQSLFAGSTPGTAAVGMMALANTLCQDGKCTDGIPFTIATDWIRLLVKKDPSFDSKTLSSEQFSQLFHDSKRDYDGMFGAGDRDFQRFRKANKKMITWHGTSDEAITINAMRRFYDGVTALDKSRGVDTASYYRFFEVPGGTHCSAPAGVAHPLHALDSLRRWVEDGVAPETLETTLIGQDNEGGKEQNPLCPYPLTGSKKAGKFTCVKRKNQVGRDEL